From a single Glycine soja cultivar W05 chromosome 19, ASM419377v2, whole genome shotgun sequence genomic region:
- the LOC114399555 gene encoding uncharacterized protein LOC114399555 produces the protein MADTNTNSNMSLPQTHQPNLTIEPLLHALDPISMILNQNSNSDNPFPLRLTSADSFILERGPNYTAYAELRESRLHMRCLMQEQQQQQQKAHELEPRAKPATPPRKKQVKFQACGGHSKGSFSIAQSVPDFSSALRKENRKPVNNLPSMTPPSKSGNGVVLSSRGSKSVSGGEKKKGGGGGVMARKSYACIDELKSFSSATAIAINGEGRGGGRSNKVMGRTISGHHRQF, from the coding sequence ATGGctgacacaaacacaaacagtaACATGTCATTGCCACAAACTCATCAACCAAACCTCACTATTGAGCCTCTCTTGCATGCCCTTGACCCCATATCAATGATCCTTAACCAGAATTCCAATTCAGACAACCCTTTCCCTCTGAGGCTCACCTCTGCAGACAGCTTCATCTTGGAGAGAGGACCAAACTACACTGCATATGCTGAACTGAGAGAATCAAGGTTGCACATGAGGTGTTTGATGCaagagcaacaacaacaacaacaaaaggcTCATGAATTGGAACCAAGGGCAAAACCTGCAACCCCACCAAGGAAGAAACAGGTCAAGTTTCAAGCTTGTGGGGGACACTCAAAAGGGTCCTTTTCCATTGCTCAGTCTGTGCCGGATTTCTCTTCCGCGTTAAGGAAAGAGAATAGGAAACCAGTGAACAACTTGCCTTCAATGACACCACCAAGCAAGAGTGGAAATGGGGTGGTGTTGAGTTCAAGAGGGAGCAAGTCAGTGAGTGGaggggagaagaagaagggtggtggtggtggtgtgaTGGCAAGGAAGAGCTATGCTTGCATTGATGAGCTTAAGAGTTTTTCTTCTGCTACTGCCATTGCCATCAATGGTGAAGGTAGAGGAGGAGGAAGGAGTAACAAGGTGATGGGGAGAACAATTTCCGGGCACCACAGACAGTTTTGA